The genomic segment CGCGCGGCGGCGGCCTCGTCCGGGTCGGACCAGGAGGACTGCGCCGGGTCGCCGACGATGGTCCAGGTCGCGTGCCGGCCCCGGCGCCCGACCATCCGCCACTGCATGGGCGTCAGGTCCTGCGCCTCGTCGACGATGACGTGCGCGTACTCGGTGCGCTCCTCCGCCAGGCGTTCGGCCCGCTCGCGGCGGGTCTCCTCGCGCTGCGGCATCAGCTCCTCAAGGCCGGAGAGCTGGTCGAGCGGGTCCAGGTCGCGCTTCTTGCGGGGCCGCGCCGGGGCGCCGAGCAGGGCCTGGAGCTCGTCGAGGAGCGCCACGTCGTGCACGGAGAGGGGGCCCTGGCCGTCGGTGCCCAGGCGCTTGAGGGAGCGCGAGAGGCGGCGCACCTCGCCCTGGTTGAGGACACGGCGGGACCAGCGGGCGAGCCGCTTCTCGTCGGCCATCGCGGCGAGCACCCCGCGCGGGGTGAGCTCGGGCCACCAGGCGTCCAGGAATTCGAGGAACGGGGTCTCGGTGGAGACGTCGTCGTCGAAGGAGGAGCGGAGCTCGGCGGCGAGTTCGGGGTCGGTGTAGCGGCCCCGGCCGGAGGACTTGCTCCAGAGCGCGTCGAGCAGCAGCTTGCGGGCGCGCGGGCGCAGCAGGTTGACGGGGGCGGAGCCGCCCAGCGCGTTGTGGCGGATGCGCTGGAGTTCGTCGGCCTCCAGCTCGACGCGGGCGCCGAAGGCGACGACGCGCAGCCGGGTGGGGGTCGCGGCTCTCGCGCCGCCCGGTGCGGCGGCGGGTGCGGTCTCCCCGCCGTCGCCGTCGCCGAAGGAGAGCTGGCCGCTCTCGCGGGGCGCGGTGCGCGGTGCGGGCTGGTCGAGGGCGCCGCGCGAGGCCTTGCGGAGCACCTGGAGCATCCGGGAGGAGCCCTTGATGCGGGCCACGGCGGGCTCGTCGTAGGTGGTGGCGCCCGCGACGCCGGCCGCCTCGTCGGAGAGGGAGCCGACCGCGCGGATGGCGACCTGCCCCTCCTCGCCGAGGGAGGGCAGCACGCCCTCGGTGTAGGCGACGAGCAGTGGGGTCGGCGAGACGATCAGGATGCCGCCCGCGTACCGCCGCCGGTCCTGGTAGAGGAGGTACGCGGCGCGGTGCAGGGCCACGGCGGTCTTGCCGGTGCCGGGGCCGCCGGTGACCTCGGTGACGGAGGCGGCGGGGGCGCGGATGACGAGGTCCTGCTCGGCCTGGATGGACGAGACGATGTCCCGCATGGTGTGGCTGCGGGCCTGGCCCAGCGCGGCCATCAGGGCGCCGTCGCCGATGACGGGCAGCTTCTCGCCGTCCAGGTACGCCGTGAGCTCGGGGCGCATCAGGTCGTCCTCGACGCCGAGGACGCGGCGGCCCCGGGAGCGGATGACGCGGCGTCGTACGACACGCCCGGGGTCCTTGGGCGTGGAGCGGTAGAACGGCGCGGCGGCCGGGGCCCGCCAGTCGATCACCAGCGGCGAGTAGTCGGCGGCGAGCACGCCGATCCGGCCGATGTGGAGCGTCTCGGCGATGTCCGCCGTGTCGTCCGGGCGTACGGCCTCGTCGGCGGGCTCCACCGAGGTGAAGGCGCCGTCCGGTCCGCGTTCGCCGTCCTTGCCGAGGAGCAGGTCGACACGGCCGAAGAGGAAGTCCTCGAACTCGCTGTGCAGCCGGTTGAGGTGAATGCCCGCCCGGAAGACCTGGGCGTCCCGTTCGGCGAGGGCGCCGGGGGTACCGACCTGGCCTCGCTTGACGGCGTCGTGCATGAGGAATTGAGCCTCGTCGATCTTCTCTTCGAGGCGGTCGTAGACCCGGTCCAGGTGATCCTGTTCGACACCGATTTCCCGGTCCCGCAGAGAATCGACAGCGGCATCCTGCGCGGCCACCGAGGCCCCTTTCTGACGTGCGTTGGGCAGCCGTCAACCGTACGCGACGGGGGGCCGG from the Streptomyces sp. NBC_01335 genome contains:
- a CDS encoding HelD family protein; its protein translation is MAAQDAAVDSLRDREIGVEQDHLDRVYDRLEEKIDEAQFLMHDAVKRGQVGTPGALAERDAQVFRAGIHLNRLHSEFEDFLFGRVDLLLGKDGERGPDGAFTSVEPADEAVRPDDTADIAETLHIGRIGVLAADYSPLVIDWRAPAAAPFYRSTPKDPGRVVRRRVIRSRGRRVLGVEDDLMRPELTAYLDGEKLPVIGDGALMAALGQARSHTMRDIVSSIQAEQDLVIRAPAASVTEVTGGPGTGKTAVALHRAAYLLYQDRRRYAGGILIVSPTPLLVAYTEGVLPSLGEEGQVAIRAVGSLSDEAAGVAGATTYDEPAVARIKGSSRMLQVLRKASRGALDQPAPRTAPRESGQLSFGDGDGGETAPAAAPGGARAATPTRLRVVAFGARVELEADELQRIRHNALGGSAPVNLLRPRARKLLLDALWSKSSGRGRYTDPELAAELRSSFDDDVSTETPFLEFLDAWWPELTPRGVLAAMADEKRLARWSRRVLNQGEVRRLSRSLKRLGTDGQGPLSVHDVALLDELQALLGAPARPRKKRDLDPLDQLSGLEELMPQREETRRERAERLAEERTEYAHVIVDEAQDLTPMQWRMVGRRGRHATWTIVGDPAQSSWSDPDEAAAARDEALGNRPRRRFTLTVNYRNPAEIAELAAKVLALAMPGMESPSAVRSTGIEPRFATVGDQDLADRVREEARRLLDQVDGTVGVVVAMNRRVQARAWLAELGERVVALGSLEAKGLEYDATVVVSPAEIADESPAGLRVLYVALTRATQQLTVISAAADLPDEDGVPDLLRD